The following proteins come from a genomic window of Trifolium pratense cultivar HEN17-A07 linkage group LG4, ARS_RC_1.1, whole genome shotgun sequence:
- the LOC123921350 gene encoding S-adenosyl-L-methionine:benzoic acid/salicylic acid carboxyl methyltransferase 3-like translates to MDLGQVLHMNGGVGEKSYANNSLLQQKVISTTKLLRDESIINVCGNTLPKSLAIADLGCSCGPNTLLVISETIKVVEKLYKKMNHKSPEYKIFLNDLPGNDFNTIFQSLDTFKENLRNEIKTEMDHCYIFGAPGSFYSRLFPDKSMHFVHSSYSLQFLSKVPKGVDDNKGNIYLSSTSPSNVLKAYYDQYKTDFSYFLKCRAQELVEGGCLFVTLIGRQSEDPSSKEISYLWDFMSVALNDMVLEGIIKEENLNSFNVPLYYPSLSEVKLEVLTEGSFSINQLDSSQIIFKELDNYKDAFNSKISGSLTEDGYNLGQCIRAIAEPLLVGHFGESVTKEAFNRFQKYVTDNVPKDRTKITNITMILTKRP, encoded by the exons ATGGATTTAGGACAGGTACTACACATGAATGGAGGTGTGGGAGAAAAAAGTTACGCAAACAACTCATTACTTCAG CAAAAGGTAATTTCTACGACAAAACTTCTAAGAGATGAATCCATAATCAATGTGTGTGGCAACACACTTCCCAAAAGCTTGGCAATTGCAGATTTGGGTTGTTCTTGTGGACCAAACACTCTGTTGGTGATATCAGAAACTATCAAAGTTGTGGAAAagctttataaaaaaatgaatcatAAATCTCCAGAATATAAGATCTTTTTGAACGATCTACCGGGGAACGACTTCAATACTATATTCCAGTCCCTCGACACCTTTAAGGAAAATCTACGCAATGAAATCAAAACTGAAATGGATCATTGCTACATCTTTGGGGCTCCCGGTTCCTTTTATAGCAGGCTTTTTCCTGATAAAAGTATGCATTTTGTCCATTCCTCTTATAGCCTTCAATTTCTATCTAAG GTACCCAAGGGTGTAGATGACAACAAAGGCAACATTTACTTGTCTAGCACAAGCCCTTCAAATGTCCTTAAGGCTTACTATGATCAATATAAAACAGATTTCTCTTATTTTCTCAAGTGCCGTGCCCAAGAATTAGTTGAAGGGGGTTGTTTATTTGTAACTTTAATTGGAAGACAATCTGAGGATCCATCAAGCAAGGAGATTTCTTACCTATGGGATTTCATGTCGGTGGCTCTTAATGATATGGTTTTGGAG GGAattataaaagaagaaaatctCAACTCTTTCAACGTTCCTCTCTATTATCCATCTCTATCTGAAGTGAAGTTGGAAGTTCTCACAGAAGGATCATTTTCCATCAATCAATTGGATTCttctcaaataatttttaaagaaCTTGATAATTATAAGGATGCTTTTAACTCTAAAATTTCAGGATCACTTACAGAAGATGGATACAATTTGGGACAATGCATAAGGGCTATCGCTGAACCTTTGCTAGTTGGTCATTTTGGTGAAAGTGTCACTAAAGAGGCTTTTAACCGCTTTCAAAAATATGTAACTGATAATGTGCCCAAAGATAGAACTaagatcaccaatattactatGATATTGACTAAAAGGCCATAA